The stretch of DNA TACACGATGGTCGCCTTCGGCGGCGCCGGGCCGATGCACGGCGCAAGCATCGCCGAGAAGCTGGACGTATCGACGGTGCTGGTTCCGCCGTCGCCCGGGATCGCGTCCGCCCGCGGGCTCCTGACGGGGAACGTCAAGTACGACTACCAGCAGACGGTCAGCAGTCCGCTCGAGGAGGTCGACGGCGAGTTCGTCGACGAGGCGTTCGACCGACTCGAGGCTCGCGGCCGCGAGCAGTTAGAGCGCGACGAGATCGATTCCTCGAACTGGACATTCAGATCGTCGGTCGACTGTCTGTACGACGGGCAGGGATACGAGCTGAACATCGACTTCGACGATACGGACGGCGACTGGCACGCCAGACTCCGCGAGCAGTTCGAGGCGAAACACGAGGCCGAGTACGGCCACTACTTCGAGGACGATCCCGTCGAACTCCTCAACGTGCGCGTGACCGCGATCGGCGACGTACAGTCCTATGCACCCCCCGAAATTGCGGCAACGGGGGATCTCTCTGCGGCCCAGACGACGGAGTCGACGGTCGTCTTCGGAACCGCCGACGAGCCCGAGGAGGTGACCGTTCCGCGATACGACCGCGCGAAACTGGCGACCGACCACGTGATCGGCGGGCCGGCCGTCATCGACGAGTTCGACAGCACGGTCGTCGTCAACCCCGGCTGGGAGGCCACCATCGGCGAGAACGGATCGATCAAATTGCGGACGGAGTGAGTGTTAATGACTGACAACCCCAACGAAACGGAGCAGGCGGCAGCAACGGACGACGAACACGCGGAGACGACGGCGGCGGACGTCCTCCGCGAACGAGACATCGATCCGGTGACGATGCAGGTCATCGGCGGCGAACTCGACACGATCGCCCAGGAGATGGGGTACAAACTCATCCGCTCGTCGTACTCCTCGATCATCCGCGAGAGCGAGGATATGGGCGCAGGGATCTTCACCACCGACTGTCGCGAACTGTGTGAGAGCGACTCCACGCCGATGCACGTCGGCTCGCTCATCGGCTATCTCGACGGCATGTACAAAACGTTCGAGGAGCGCGGTGTCGATCGCGAGGACGTGATCAACGAGGGCGATGTCTTCATTCACAACCACCCCCACTACGGCGCGAGCCACTCGCCGGACATCGCCGTCGCGGTGCCGATCTTCTACGAAGGAGAACACATTGCCTGGGCGGCGAACACTGCCCACCACCTCGACATCGGCTCGGCGACGCCCGGCCTCGCGATCGACCTCGAGGACATGTACGCGGAGGGAAGCCTGTTCCGAGCGACGAAGGTGTACGAGGAGGGCGAACGGGTCGACGGCATCTGGGATTTCATCGAGGACAACGTTCGAACTCCCCGAGAGGTCATCGGCGACCTGCAGGCCCAGATCTCGTCCTGTAACGTCGGTAAGGATCGCTACCTCGACCTCGTCGAGAAGTACGGACTCGAAGAGATCCAACACGCGGGCGAGGCGCTCATGGACTACGCCGAGGCGCTGTTGCGCAACGAGATTCGGACGATCCCCGACGGCACCTACTACGCCGAGGACTACCTCGACGACGACGGCCGCAACCGAGACGTACCGCTAAAAATCGCCGTCGAGGTGACCGTCGACGGCAGCGACATCACCGTCGACATGAGCGAGTCCGCCGATCAGACGCCGACGGGCTACAACATCCCGTTCCACGGCTCGACGGACGTCTGCATCTACTTCACGATCCGGTCGCTGCTGATGGACACGTTCGTCCGCGACGAGTACCTGCCACAGAACTCGGGGACGTTCGCGCCGGTCCACCCGAAGGCCCGACCGGGCTGTATGTTCAACCCGACGCCGCCCACGTCGGCGTTCGCCCGCATCAACCAGGTCGACAAGATGAGCGACCTCATCATCAAGGCGCTCGCCGATGCGATCCCCGAGCGGGTCTGTGCGGGCACCTGCGGCCAGGTGTACTTCGTGAGCTACGGCGGGACGAACGACGCGGGCGAGTACTGGGTCTACCTCGAGGTGAACGAGGGCTCCTACGGCGGCCGACCCGGTGCGGACGGGCTCGACGCGGTCGACGCGCTCGTGCATAACACGAAAAACCGGCCCGTCGAAGACATCGAACTCTCGCATCCGATGCGACTCGAGCGCTACGGGCTCCGCGAGGACGGCCACGGTGCCGGACGGACCCGCGGCGGCCACGGCATCGTTCGGGAGTCGCGCTTCCTCACGGACGCCGTGATGACGATGGAAGGGGACGGAAACAGCTACCGGCCGCACGGACTGTTCGGCGGCGGCGAGGGGACCCACGGCGACCTCAAGCACATCAAAGCCGACGGCGAGGTGCTCGACCTCCACTCGAAGGAGTCCGGCTACAAGTTCGAGGCCGACGACCGCGTGCTCATCAAGACGGCGAGCGGCGGCGGCTACGGCGACCCCCACGAGCGGCCGGCTGACACCGTCTACGAGGACTATCTCGACGGCCTAGTATCGGCGACCGACGCCCGCGAGGAGTATGGCGTCGTCATCGAGGACGGCACGCTCGATACGGCGGCGACGGCGGAACTGCGCGACGAGTAGTCGGGTCTGTTCTTCGGTTTTCACTCGCGAACGTCAGCACGGCGAACGTCAGAACGGTGCGTCGATCGATCAGTCTGCGACGCGCTCGAGTGCTCGCGCAACGCGCAGCGCCCGGTCGTCCTCGAACTGTGGGGCGACCGCCTGCGCGCTCACCGGCAGGCCGTCGACCGATGTCACCGGAACCGTCACGGCCGGCGTGCCGGCGATGTTGAAGGGAGCGGTGTTGCCGAGGATCGGAAGGAGATCCGCTCGAGTCGTGACCGTCTCAACTGCCGGCGGCCGAACGCGAAGCGTCGGCGTGACGAGCGCGTCGACATCGCCGAACGCCGCCTCGAGTCGGGCGGAGAAGGCAAGCCCCTCCTCGCGAGCGGCGGCGTAAGAGGCCCCGCCGCTGGTCATGTCGAGGAACGCGGGCGGGAGGATGCGCCTCGCGACGTGTTCACCGAGCCCCGCCTCCCGAGCCGACTCGAACGCCCGGCGGAGAGTTTCGTCGTAGCCCGTCCCCTGTCCTCTGGTGACGCCGTTGCCGGAGACGAGCCAGGAGAACTCCGCCGCGCCGATGTTCAGGTAGGCCGCTTCGGTGTCACCCAGGTCGAGTTCGACGGGTACCGTCTCGATTCCGAGCGTCGACAGCCGATCGGTAACCGTCCGGACGACGTCGGCAATCTCGTCCGAGGAACGCTCGAACGGCGTGTCGGGGATGCCGACGGTCAGACCGTCGACGTCCTCGAGTTCGTCGGCCGTCTCGAACGCGAGCGACCGATCGGCCGAGGTCGGATCGCGGGGGTCCGGGCCGGCCATCGCCGCGAGCGCGGCGGCGGCCGTCGAGACGTCCTGCGTCATCGGGCCGATCGTGTCCAGCGAGGGGGCGAAGTCGACGAAGCCGTACCGCGGCACGAGCCGATGAGACGGTTTGACGCCGACGATGCCACAGCAGGCCGACGGAATGCGGATGCTGCCGCCCGTATCGGAACCGAGTGCGAGATCGACGGTGCCAGCCGCGACGGCCGCCGCGCTACCGCTCGAGGAGCCGCCAGCGACGATATTGGGGTCGAGCGGATTTGTGACGTGGCCGAAGTCGCTGAACTCGCCCGTGGGCCCCATCGCGAACGGCTCCATGTTGGCCTTGCCGACGAGTTCGATTCCGGCCTCGAGGAGGCGGTCGACCGCTGGCGCGGTGAACGACGGGACCACCGAGTAGGCTGCGGAGCCGCAGGTCATCTCGAGGTCGGCGACGGCGATGTTGTCCTTGACCGCGAGCGTTTTGCCCGAGAGCGGGCCCGAGTCGGTGCGGACCTGCGGCTCGTCGAAGACGGCGAGTAGCGCGTTCTCCTCGTCCTCTGAGCGGCGGCCGACGCCCTCGCTCGTCCGGACGGCGGCCGTCGCGTGCTCCTCGCCGACGGTCGCCGACTCGAGGATCTCCTCGAGGATCGAATCGGGAATGTCGAACCCGAGGCGGTCGGCCTGGGCTCGCATCTCGGCAAGGCCGGACTCGCTCATCGTCGATCATCCTCGGCTCGACTCGGGTCAACGGTTGGACGCCATTGGTCGCCGCGCAGACGGTCGTTCGTGCTTCGAATCTGTCGGCCGTGCTGTCCGTGACACTGGAAACCCAGGCTCATGCGTTCGACTCTCCCCAGTCGGTCTTAGTCGTATCGGCGTCGGCCGCGTCGGTCGTGTTGCCCGTCCAGTCCCGGCGTTCCTGACTAAAACGTTATATACCACTTGCGTGTCCTACTACGTGGGATGATATCATGACTCGAGCCGGTATCGATATCGGCGGGACGTTCACCGACCTCATCGTGTTCGACGAGGAGACCGGGACGATTGAGATTACGAAAACGCCGTCGACGCCGGAGAACTCCGCGAAGGGGGTGATCAACGGGTTGACCAAGGCGGAGACGGATATCGCCGACCTGGATTTCTTCTCGCACGGCTCGACCGTCGGGACCAACGCGCTGATCGAACGGGAGCTACCCCGGACGGGCCTGATAACGACGGCAGGGTTTCGCGACGTCCACGAGATCCGTGACGCAACCAAGGAGGACGTCTGGGACGCCTACACGGATGTCGCAGACCCCTACGTGACGAGGCGGGATCGACTCGAGGTGACGGAGCGAATCGACTACAACGGGGACGTCCTGACGCCGCTGGACGAAGACGACGTTCGCGAGGCCGCTCGAGTCTTCGAGAAACGAGGTATCGATACCATCGCGATCTCGCTGGTCAACGCCTACGTCAATGGCGATCACGAGCGTCGAGTCCAGGAAATCGTCGAAACAGAGCATCCCGGCGCGTTCGTCTGTTGTTCCCACGAGATCCTCCCCGAGATGTTCGAGCACGAGCGGACGAGCACGACGATCGTCAACGCGGCGCTGGTGCCCGTTGTCAGGGAGTACTTGACCGACCTTGCTCGACAGCTTTCCGAACGCGGCTACGACAACGACGTGCTCGCGATGCACTCCGGCGGGGGCGTGATGACCACGGACGCGATCGCCTACTACGCGGCCCGGATCGCCAACTCCGGGCCGACGGCGGGGGCGATCGCGGGGCAGTACATCGCCGAGCAGTGCGGGTTCGACAACGCGATCGGCTTCGACATGGGTGGCACCAGCGTCGACGTCTCGCTCACCTACGGCGGCGATATCGAGATGACCGACGAGTGGGCCGTCGAGTACGGCTATCCGATCATGTTTCCCTCGACGGACATCGAGACGATCGGTGCAGGCGGCGGCTCGATCGCCTGGATCGACGAAGGCGGCTCGCTCCGCGTCGGACCCCGAAGCCAGGGCGCGGACCCCGGCCCCGCCTGCTACATGCGCGGCGGGGACAAGCCGACGATCACCGACGCGAACGTGTTGCTGGGCTGGGTCGATCCCGACAAGTTCCTCGGCGGGGAGATGGACGCGACCGCCGGCCCGTCTCGAGACGTGATCGAACGCGAAATCGCGGAGCCGCTGGATCTCGGTGTCACCGAGGCGGCCTCCGCGATCGAGCAGATCGCCATCGCGAACATGTGCAACGCCGTCAGGCTCGTCTCGACGAGCAAGGGCTACGATCCCCGCGACTTCGCGATCGTCGCCTTTGGCGGCGCCGGACCGATGCACGCCGCCCACGTGGCCGAGGAGATGAACATCCCAAACGTGATCGTTCCGCCGTACCCCGGGATCAACTCCGCGCTGGGCTGTCTGCTCGTCGATGTCGAACACGATCTCTCGAAGACGTTCGTCGCGAACGCGACCGAAGAGGTTGCCGACGACTTAGCGGAGACGCTCGAAGAGGTCGAGGCCGAGATTCTCGACCGACTGCGCGCCGAGGAGATCGAGGACGACGAGATCCGCCTCGATCACGAGGTCAAGATGCGCTACGCGGGCCAGTGGCGGTCGCTGGCCGTGCCGTGTTCGCTGCCGATCGAGAGTGTTGAGGCAATCCGCGAGCGGTTCCACGAGGAACACGAGCGCGTCTACGCCTACTCGGATCGCGACGCGACCGTCGAGATCTACGGCATCCGCGTCACGGGACGCGGCGTCGTCGAAAAGCCGTCGTTCCCGGAGATCGAATCGGGCGACCTCGAGGACGCCCACCTCGGCACGCGAGAGGTGTACTTCGAATCGGCCGGCGAGTTCGTCGAGACCGACCTCTACCAGCGCGAGCGACTGGGCGCAGGCGAGACGTTCAGCGGCCCCGCGATCGTCGAGCAGATGGACTCCACCGTGGTCGTCCCGCCAGCGGCCGAGGTAGAAGTCGAAGCGACGGGGAACCTGATCATCGAGATATAATCATGTCACAATCCAACGCACACACCGATATCGACCTCGACCCGGTCACCTTCGAGGTCCTGCGCAGCTCGTTTACGAACCTCGTCGACCGGATGGCCGAACAGATCCAGCGTACGTGTTACTCCTTCGTGATCTACAACCGCGACTTCAGCAACTGTCTGAACGACGCGGAGGGGAACACCGTGATGCAGGGCTCACAGGACATCGCCGTCCACGTGGGTACCCTCCACTACACCTGCAAGGAGACGCTCGAGTACTTCGAGGGGGACATCAATCCCGGCGACGTCTACATCGTCAACGACCCCTACCTCGGCGCGACCCACATCAACGACGTCCGTATCATGCGGCCGGTGTTCTACGACGACGAACTCATCGCCGTCACGCAGTCGAACGGCCACTGGGCGGACGTGGGCGGGCCGTCGCCGGGCTCGTTCAACATCGAGGCGAGCAGCTACTTCGCGGAGGGGCTACGCATTCCGCCGCTGAAGATCTGGGATCGCGGCGAGTTCCAGGAGGACGTCGCCAACCTGCTGGTGTCGAACATGCGCCTCTCGGAGGACCGCTTGGGCGACATGCGAGCCCAGACCGAGGCGACCAGGATCGCCGAGAAGCGCCTCCTCGAACTCATCGACAAGTACGGCATCGACACCGTCAAGACCGCGTTCGACGAGTCGAAGAACTACGTCGAGCGGATCATGCGCGAGCGGATCCGCGAGTTGCCGAACGGCACGTGGCGAACCCAGGACTACATCGACGGCGACCCCACCGAGGAGGAGGGGTTCGTCACGATCGACGTCGAAATGACGATTGACGACGACGAGGTCCACTACGACCTGTCGGGCTCGGACGAGTACATCGGCAACTTCCTCAACTCCACGTACGGGACGTCGTTCTCCGCGGTGATCGCCGGGACGAAGATGTTCTTCCCGGACGTGCCGCTCAATTCGGGGATGTACCGGGTCGTGGACGCGACGCTTCCCGAGGGAACCGTGGTTAACGCGCCGGAGCCCGTCCCCGTCACCGGCTCGGTCGCGGGGGCCTACGAAAAGGTCATGAACGCCATCTTCGAGATGTGGTCGGAGGTGCTTCCGGAACGGGCGATGGCCTGCGCGTTCAACCTCGAGTATCTGCTCTCGGGCGGCACCGACCGTCGCCCCGACCGCGACGGCGAGGAGTTCATGTGGTACGACTGGATGGCCGGCGGCTGGGGCGGACGGGACGGAATGGACGGCGCGAACGCGACCGCTCCGGTCTTCGGTGCGGGACTGGCCGTCCAGTCGCTCGAGGGACAGGAGCGGGACACGCCGCTGCTGACGAGCGAGCACTCGATCGTCACGGACTCCGCGGGTCCCGGCGAGTTCCGGGGCGGCTGCGGCGTCCGGAAGGGCGGCCGTCTCCTCGAGTGTGAGAACAGCGTGATCTCCTACTGTTCAGATCGGTCCCGATCGATTACGTGGGGGCTCAACGGCGGGCTGCCGGGAATTCCACACGGCGTGTCGCTCACGCGGGACGGCGAAACCGAGGATATGGGGACCGTCTTCTCCAACCGCCCGATCGAGGAGGGCGACGCGTTCGTTCGGCCCTCCTCGGGCGGCGGCGGCTTCGGCGATCCGCTCGAGCGCGACCCCGAGGCAGTCCGTGAGGACGTCATCGACGACTACGTCTCGATCGAACGAGCCGAAACTGACTACGGCGTGGTGATCGACGCCGTCGATCCAGACCTCTGCGAGTACGAGATCGATCGCGAGGCGACGGAGCAAGCACGCGAACACATTCGAGAAAACCGGGAGTCCTGGCTCGAGGCGGACCCCGAATCGGTCGCCGAACGCTACCGCGAGGGCGAACTCGACCAACACGATCTCGTCCGCCAGTACGGCGTCATCCTCGAGTGGGAGACGGAGGAGTTGCTCGAGCGTACGACCGAGCAGTTCCGCGAGATGCTCGGTCGGCGAGCCGCCGCGGAGTGGCAGTAGTGGAGTCTACAGCCGCCAGCGGCCTGACAAAACGCTTTTGCCGGTACTCCGTGTGTACACCACTGCTATCGATCGATCGTCGTCGTCGACGACACCGAGCGGTGGAGTCAGTCGGCCAGCGGCGGGACCGTCGAGGCGAGAGACAGATGAGTAAGATCACCATACAGCAGCTATCGACCGACGCGGAACGGCGCGAGGCGTTCCCGATTCTCAACGAACTGCGGACGCACTTGGACGAGGCGCTGTTCGAAGAACAGTACGAGCAGATGTACGAGGAGGGGTACCGACTGTTCGGTCTCTACGAGGACGGCGAGATCGTCGCCGTCGCGGGGGCCAAAACAGCGACCAACTTCTACCTCGGCAAGCACGCCTACGTCTACGATCTGGTGACCACCGAGTCCCGCCGCTCGGAGGGGTTCGGCGAACAGCTCCTCTCGTTCGTCCACGACTGGGCGGCGACGGAGGGCTGTGTGGCGGTCGAACTCGAGTCGGGCCACTGGCGCGACGAGGCACACCGGTTCTACACCGACGTGCTCGGTTACGAGAAGTACTGCATCTCGTTTAAGTACGATCTCACGGCTGACGACGAGGAGGGGTGAGCGAGTAGACGGAGAGATCTCGATCGCGAACCGTCGAACGGACGACTTTCAGGTGGCTGCGACCGATGGGAAACCGTGACTCGAAGAGCGATCATCGAGTGACGTTTCGGGAAACGTGTATGCGTATAGTTAACAAAAGTCTTTAGGACGCTCCACGAATCCCCTACCGATGACCCGAGGACCACCCATAACAGAGCTCCACTTCGATGAAGCGCCGCACGTCGACACGTCGATTCCGGGACCGCGCTCACAGCAGTTACTCGAGCGACAGGCGGAGATCGACAGCAGCGCCGTCGCGTATCCCAAATCCGTGCCGCTGGCGTTCGCCGAGGGCCAGGGTGCGACGATCAAAGACGCAGACGGGAACGTGTTTCTCGACTTCTTCGCCGGCATCGGCGTGTTGAACGTCGGCCACTCGAATCCCTACGTGCTCGAGGCGGTCAACGAGCAGACGAACGAACTCGTCCACACGATCGACTTCCCGA from Natronorubrum tibetense GA33 encodes:
- a CDS encoding hydantoinase B/oxoprolinase family protein gives rise to the protein MTDNPNETEQAAATDDEHAETTAADVLRERDIDPVTMQVIGGELDTIAQEMGYKLIRSSYSSIIRESEDMGAGIFTTDCRELCESDSTPMHVGSLIGYLDGMYKTFEERGVDREDVINEGDVFIHNHPHYGASHSPDIAVAVPIFYEGEHIAWAANTAHHLDIGSATPGLAIDLEDMYAEGSLFRATKVYEEGERVDGIWDFIEDNVRTPREVIGDLQAQISSCNVGKDRYLDLVEKYGLEEIQHAGEALMDYAEALLRNEIRTIPDGTYYAEDYLDDDGRNRDVPLKIAVEVTVDGSDITVDMSESADQTPTGYNIPFHGSTDVCIYFTIRSLLMDTFVRDEYLPQNSGTFAPVHPKARPGCMFNPTPPTSAFARINQVDKMSDLIIKALADAIPERVCAGTCGQVYFVSYGGTNDAGEYWVYLEVNEGSYGGRPGADGLDAVDALVHNTKNRPVEDIELSHPMRLERYGLREDGHGAGRTRGGHGIVRESRFLTDAVMTMEGDGNSYRPHGLFGGGEGTHGDLKHIKADGEVLDLHSKESGYKFEADDRVLIKTASGGGYGDPHERPADTVYEDYLDGLVSATDAREEYGVVIEDGTLDTAATAELRDE
- a CDS encoding amidase is translated as MSESGLAEMRAQADRLGFDIPDSILEEILESATVGEEHATAAVRTSEGVGRRSEDEENALLAVFDEPQVRTDSGPLSGKTLAVKDNIAVADLEMTCGSAAYSVVPSFTAPAVDRLLEAGIELVGKANMEPFAMGPTGEFSDFGHVTNPLDPNIVAGGSSSGSAAAVAAGTVDLALGSDTGGSIRIPSACCGIVGVKPSHRLVPRYGFVDFAPSLDTIGPMTQDVSTAAAALAAMAGPDPRDPTSADRSLAFETADELEDVDGLTVGIPDTPFERSSDEIADVVRTVTDRLSTLGIETVPVELDLGDTEAAYLNIGAAEFSWLVSGNGVTRGQGTGYDETLRRAFESAREAGLGEHVARRILPPAFLDMTSGGASYAAAREEGLAFSARLEAAFGDVDALVTPTLRVRPPAVETVTTRADLLPILGNTAPFNIAGTPAVTVPVTSVDGLPVSAQAVAPQFEDDRALRVARALERVAD
- a CDS encoding hydantoinase/oxoprolinase family protein, with the protein product MTRAGIDIGGTFTDLIVFDEETGTIEITKTPSTPENSAKGVINGLTKAETDIADLDFFSHGSTVGTNALIERELPRTGLITTAGFRDVHEIRDATKEDVWDAYTDVADPYVTRRDRLEVTERIDYNGDVLTPLDEDDVREAARVFEKRGIDTIAISLVNAYVNGDHERRVQEIVETEHPGAFVCCSHEILPEMFEHERTSTTIVNAALVPVVREYLTDLARQLSERGYDNDVLAMHSGGGVMTTDAIAYYAARIANSGPTAGAIAGQYIAEQCGFDNAIGFDMGGTSVDVSLTYGGDIEMTDEWAVEYGYPIMFPSTDIETIGAGGGSIAWIDEGGSLRVGPRSQGADPGPACYMRGGDKPTITDANVLLGWVDPDKFLGGEMDATAGPSRDVIEREIAEPLDLGVTEAASAIEQIAIANMCNAVRLVSTSKGYDPRDFAIVAFGGAGPMHAAHVAEEMNIPNVIVPPYPGINSALGCLLVDVEHDLSKTFVANATEEVADDLAETLEEVEAEILDRLRAEEIEDDEIRLDHEVKMRYAGQWRSLAVPCSLPIESVEAIRERFHEEHERVYAYSDRDATVEIYGIRVTGRGVVEKPSFPEIESGDLEDAHLGTREVYFESAGEFVETDLYQRERLGAGETFSGPAIVEQMDSTVVVPPAAEVEVEATGNLIIEI
- a CDS encoding hydantoinase B/oxoprolinase family protein; its protein translation is MSQSNAHTDIDLDPVTFEVLRSSFTNLVDRMAEQIQRTCYSFVIYNRDFSNCLNDAEGNTVMQGSQDIAVHVGTLHYTCKETLEYFEGDINPGDVYIVNDPYLGATHINDVRIMRPVFYDDELIAVTQSNGHWADVGGPSPGSFNIEASSYFAEGLRIPPLKIWDRGEFQEDVANLLVSNMRLSEDRLGDMRAQTEATRIAEKRLLELIDKYGIDTVKTAFDESKNYVERIMRERIRELPNGTWRTQDYIDGDPTEEEGFVTIDVEMTIDDDEVHYDLSGSDEYIGNFLNSTYGTSFSAVIAGTKMFFPDVPLNSGMYRVVDATLPEGTVVNAPEPVPVTGSVAGAYEKVMNAIFEMWSEVLPERAMACAFNLEYLLSGGTDRRPDRDGEEFMWYDWMAGGWGGRDGMDGANATAPVFGAGLAVQSLEGQERDTPLLTSEHSIVTDSAGPGEFRGGCGVRKGGRLLECENSVISYCSDRSRSITWGLNGGLPGIPHGVSLTRDGETEDMGTVFSNRPIEEGDAFVRPSSGGGGFGDPLERDPEAVREDVIDDYVSIERAETDYGVVIDAVDPDLCEYEIDREATEQAREHIRENRESWLEADPESVAERYREGELDQHDLVRQYGVILEWETEELLERTTEQFREMLGRRAAAEWQ
- a CDS encoding GNAT family N-acetyltransferase, whose protein sequence is MSKITIQQLSTDAERREAFPILNELRTHLDEALFEEQYEQMYEEGYRLFGLYEDGEIVAVAGAKTATNFYLGKHAYVYDLVTTESRRSEGFGEQLLSFVHDWAATEGCVAVELESGHWRDEAHRFYTDVLGYEKYCISFKYDLTADDEEG